A window of Malania oleifera isolate guangnan ecotype guangnan chromosome 2, ASM2987363v1, whole genome shotgun sequence genomic DNA:
ttttatttatttatttatttatttattttaaaggagttaatAAAAGACTGTTATATTCAATTtaaggataattcataattaattaggtaccgctCATAGAACGACTGTgtaaggggtgctagtaccttcgcTTTGCATAACTAAACTCCTgatcccaactctggtaaatTTAGACCGAGACTACTGGTTTCTTTGCCTAAGATTATTCTAGAGACGAATtaacgagtagtaattaggtgaactaaccaaACCtgggtaaataataggttagtggcgactccatcgaacttatattagtatatttttttttttttttttgccattcTAGACTCTTCTTTGGGACATTGTGATAGCTTGGCGAATTTGCTGGGCacctagagagtcgagccattaattaattataaattatttcaaatatgaatttaatggtcTTTTGATTACTCCATGAAATTTTATTTGTAAATATGAATAATTTTTATAtacttgtaaatattttacttgtaTATATAACTCTTATATGCATGCTGTGAATGAATGGATAAGCATGTGCAGGGTGTGATGATATGTTGAGAATTGAGGATATGCTTTAAAAATTTATGTGAACACAAATTTTCACGAGCCTCCTACCAGGGCTTTACCCTTTAGGAATAGATTGAGGTGTAGTAACGTTAGCTCCCACGAGACAAGACCTTAGGGGGCATGCGAACCACTCTACTCTGTTTTTACTTTGTCCAAGCCTATTGGGTAAGGATAGGGGACATTCTGGGAACCTATTGTTTATAGGGAATAGAGCTTAAATCACACATGTATTACTCTAGTTTCCTCCCTTAGGATAGAGCCTCAGAGAAAACCTGTAAGCAATAAATCCACTTGGATTTTAAACTTAATCTTAAGGAGAAGATGCAGCCAATGAAGACTAGATTAAGGGATAGCTTAAGTTTAGGGGGAGAACttatgaatatattttgttttgaaaaccTTCTGTTTAATCTTTTATGACttcaatttttaatatatatggttTATTATGATCATATGAATGGTTGTGTTGATTGATGCATATTGGGAATGTTATTCTAATTGATATCTATGTATTGGAAAAAATTATGTTGTGTGTTGTGTGTTTCTATTGGCAAAATCATGCTGGTTAAGTTATGCTTCTATATTGGCTTTGAAATGCTGGTTGGATATATGCTTAATTAAAAATGTATAAATGCTTGTATAAATTGTTTTGGGGAGAATATATAGAAAAAAATGCAAAATGGTTAATCTTAAGGGGAAGAAATTTAATTGAGTTTCTTATTAAATGATAAACATCATATATGACttgaaattttaagaatttatgaatatatatggattGTTATTAAAGATTGATGAACACTATACATATAGATTGATATTAAGTGTTATATTCTATATCCATGATTATCCTAGATGGATTATACTTATGACTTGATGGATGTTGGAAAAATCATCTATGATGATTCATGTATGTTTGCAACCATTTTGCGTTCTATGCTAGTAATTCTAACTGTGTGTGAACTGCATGTTGGTTGTTGGCCAACCTATGTTTGCTCTTGCTATCCATTTATAATCCCTTCTAGTTGATACTTGAATATGCTTGCCAGCTGATGCTCTGATTCATGCATCGTTGTGCTCGTACTAATTATTGCTTATGCATGCTGATTGCTGAATGCATGCTGGTTGATAAATGCTTATCCTTGGGATTATTGGATGATGAATATTTGTTGTAACATATTCCTGAATTTTGATTGTGAACTGTTGCTTTTTAGTTATGAGAAATTCTTGGTTGAGAAAATTGAAATagctaattatatatatatatatatatatatatatatatatatatgaattttcaaAGGAAATTTATTGAGCAGATTGTAAAAATATACTTGTTTGCTAATTTCCGTTGAACCTTTtgctaatgtcaaaagggggagaattttttagcAAAGTGTAAATATATACTTGTGCACTGATTTCTGTTGAACCTTTTTTTGATATCAAAAGAGGAtaatttttttagcaaaatgcaaaaaattattataaaatacctTTTTAATTCTAAGTTGAAAGGGGGAAAATATTTTGTCAAAGGGGagaatttaaatcacaattaagcTTAAATGAATTATTTTACATTCTTTATTGTATTTTGCTTATTGTGAGGGGTAGCCTTATGAAGGCTACCTCagtttgctccttgtttgtcctcataaaaaagggggagtttgttggcctaacaaggcttaatctcgttttgataatgacaaaccaaggcattTGATTGTACTTTCAAGTGTATTTATAGGTATTTCAATAAAAAAGCACTATGAAATATGAATAATGGAAAGCCATAAAGAATACAAGTATATCAAAGATGGCTATTGAAgtaaagcttggatgaagatcaagcttaagGAGATGAAGACCTAGTTAGTTTATAATGAGTATTGTAAACTAGGTTTGATGTAAGTACTCTTCAATTGGTCTTTGTTTGTGAAGTTCTTAGGTTTATTACTTGAACATAGATACCTTTTagaatacttggaaaatattttataagttcaaaagttatttcaaaaaggttaatttttttttggaatgaaaagcctCAAAATAGGATTCTCCAAATTCCCTTGTTTTTTTTTGTAGTCATCTTGAAGTGCGATtttctctatatatatacatatatatcttctTATCTTCAAAATtcttcaacattaaagttgtgggattttttcttaactttctattgataccaagatCGCCTCATTTGAAGTTTTCTGGCAAACTTTATGTCCtgaatactgaagggtgtttgaAACTGAAATTTCCCAGGGagttcgagcgaccaaacctcaAGTTCAATCGATCGGAGAGGTTCAAGCAATGAAACTTAGAGTTCAGGAGACCGAATCTGTACTGCCTTTTTGGAAATTCAATTTTAATTAGTTTAGGCGATTGAACACATGGTTCGGGTGACTAAAGTGTGCAATAAGTCTCGCGAACGGCCTAaaatcttttcattttttttaaagaaaatgttACCAAAATATGCCCAAATGGTCATATTTCAAACCTAACTATAAAATGCTAGCCCTAAGCATGTTAGGGCAATCAAAATAGCATCAAAGAACActgattttatttttcataagctGCTGTGTGCCGTTCTCtactattgaaaaaatattttctggtTTGTTCTTCAAGTTCAAAGCTTTCAAAACCCAGAAAACCTAGCCTATCTCCTTGAGCTTCATAGCCATACCTTTTGCGATTATATTAGTGTTTTGATATTGTACAAATTCGCTCTTTTGAGAGACTACTCTGCTTGTACGAAAATTGTTGTTACTTGTTTTGTAACTCGACGATTCGGGGATAAAATCGTTGCCTAACAAGAGGGgtgttcttgttagagaggggtaTCCACCTATTGAGTAGAGAGAAGGAACTCCACTTATTGAAcgaagaaaataaggaaaatcctcacaacgggttgcttgaggcaagaaCGTAGGCAGGACGCCGAATCTTGAAAAAAATATGGGTGTTCttatttcccttactctctttacttttttgCAATTATTTATTGATTATTAAGTGCTGTGCATGATTTGAAATTGATTTAGGAATTGTTAAATGCTGAGATTGATTGGAGGATACTGAGATTGATTTAAAGTTTCTTATGgatattgtgaatgatttaattttcattgaaatttcaaGTTCTGAATTAATTCAATTGACCGAgattatttcatattaatttgtTGATTGTTTGAATACAATAAGAGTATTTTCTTGGTTAAATTTGttgggattgtttgatattgaaatATTCATTGATTAAATACAAgatcaatatttgtatatcttatcGCCTATTTAAATCTGCTTGAGATAAAATAAGGCTTGTATTTCAATTATGtatatttaaaaattgttcattGGTATAGTCGTTTGGTGATTAGTTGTTTGTGGTGATTAAGATTATTTAAAGGGGACATGATAAATTAGtattaaaataaatcaagcttccGCGCATTAAACTTAAAAtacttaattcacccccctcttgggactacaccatcaCTTTCATTGTCTATGGAGAGTGGAAGAAAAATAGGAGGACGAGACTTAGGTTTTGAAGCTCGAACTTAACAGCAGGTGAAGCACCTCAAGCATGTAGTGTTCAAGGCTCGGTTGCAGGTTGGTTTTGGCAGATACTAGGGTTTAAGAACCTATAATAGATTTCACAAGGTAGGCCTTTATATCCTTACTTCAGTCTTCAATTTTTTAGGTTCCATCATTTGCCTCTTGGCTTGATTCCGTTTCATTTTATTAGCTTCTTTTGCGTATGCATGCATTAATTATGAGTTTAGGGAGCTGCGTAGCTGTTTGAAGCCTAAAGCGACCACTAAACAACCATGTTGAACGTTAGGATATTGAATGAGGGTTGTATTGGTGATATGGAGATCAAGGGAGAATAAGGGAGTCACTGGCTTTGCTTTGGGTCAATGGCAACTATTAGAGGTCACTAGAGTTAGGCAATAGAGGCAATGTGGTCTAAAGGGTGGGGAGGAGAGGTGAGCTGCATGCATAAAGGTCACCTTTGAGGGATTATAATGATTTTTAGGGCTGCTGTAGCTAAGGTTTCGGCAGAAACACTAGTTCCTTATTAAATGATTGATTTCAATCAAAGATTTAATCTAGATCATCATTAAGCCTTGGTTGCCAATTAGGAGATTTTTCAACTCTTTCCCTATTAAATATTTGACTTGAATCAAGGATTCAATCTCGCTCCATCTTTAAACCTAGATAGCTAATGAAGAGATTTTTCAATTCCTTATTAAATGGTTTAACTTCAACCAAAGATTCGATTTCCATCTTGATAAAATCCCGATTTCCAATCAAGAGAGTTTTCAAACGCTCTCCGCATTTTGCAATGAATTGAAACTTCAATTTAGTTAACGATTCAAGAGATATGACTCAATTAACAGAACCATACCTAGTCCTAGCTAATGTAGGCTACACTTGCAACTCAAatgataaaaaacaaaaaataaaaaaagatatcGTATTTTTCACAACAAGCCCTTAATCGATGCGCGAGAGATTGAAATTTAGACATTcatttgaatttgtatggattgaataaattatgatttaaattaTATTCATTAAATTAGAATTTAATTTGAGCCTAACTCAAATTTTAAGAAGTTGAAGTCGAATCAAGTTTGAGTTGAACAATTTTGATAAAGATCACGTTTGAGACAAACAACTCGATTACGTATAGAATTAAGTTGAATTTTGACATGGAATTTTTAAATCAAGTTGAGTCCAAATACCCCTTGTCAATCGGATAACAAGAAAGGACATCCATCTCATTGGCCTCCATGGCAAGGTGAACCATAGCAATTGGGGGGAGACAGAGGTGGTGGAAAGACGGCTGCGCAGGGGAACCAAGCAGGCTGACCAGTTCAACGCTGCTCCCTAGGGGGGTTTTCTATTACGAGCGCAACGCTCAAACCGCGTGGAAGTTTCCACGCTCTCACTTTTCTACTTTCACTCGGCAAACTCTCCCCCTCCATCAATTCTACTGCCCCACCTTTAAATACAGCCCCGCGCCAACGAAACCAATCTAAAGCACTGCCCCAAAAAGGCCCAACCACATAACCAAAACAACACAGCAATGAACGCAGCAATGCAGCAACTCCCCATTGGCTATCGCTTCTTCCCGACTGAAGAAGAGCTCGTCTCCTTCTACCTCCACTACAAGCTCCAAGGCACCGAACCTGCCGACGTCCACCGTGTTATCCCCCACGTCAACATTTACGACTTCGAGCCTTGGCACCTTCCCCGTGCGTAGCCACTTAACTAGCTATTCCTTCTTTTTCGACATCCTTTTTAAGAATTAAGTGATAAATTCCATTCTACTATCTCTAAATATAGTTTTAAATTTGGCGCAGAGCTTTCGGGGGAGTTGTGTCACGGGGACACGGAGCAATGGTTCTTCTTTGCACCAAGACAGGAGAGGGAGGCCCGCGGCGGGAGGCCCAACCGGACCACCCCTTCCGGCTACTGGAAGGCCACCGGCTCCCCCAGCTACGTCTACTCCTCCGATAACCGGGTGATCGGCGTCAAGAAAACCATGGTTTTCTACAGAGGGAAAGCCCCGACCGGCCGGAAAACCAAGTGGAAGATGAACGAGTACAGAGCCATTAACCATGATTCTTTACCCACTTCATCAAACGCTCCTGCACCCATTCCGAAGGTACAATtgattcatatacatatattgacaaataactaaattaaattaaattaagttaatcattttatttttacatattcGTTGTACTTTTCTCTCTATGGAATGTAGCAGTTAAGGTATGAGTATAGTCTGTGCCGGGTGTACGTAGTGTCGGGAACATTTCGAGCATTTGATCGGCGGCCGTCCGACGCGGGGGCAAGGGGAGAGAGCATGTTGCTGAACCAACAGGTTCTTCAAGGTTCGACATCGGCTTCTGTGAGCGCTCTAGCAGCGGCGGCGCCGGAGAAAACAAACTCACCGGAAAGTTCTTGCTCAGGGGCAAACTTTAACCATGCCCCTCTCCCGGGAGCAATTGCAGCAAGTAGCAACTGGGAAATGGGGAATGCTGCAGAACAAATATGGGAATATTGGGAATCGATGGAACTGGATTGGTTGTAAGTGAAGCCAATCACATTAAAATTCTGTGAAAATAATTGTAACATAAAATTGTCTTAACTTTGTTCGAGTTTTATAAAGTTTTTTTATAATGTTTAATTCAAAATGTTCTGTACAATTTCGATAACTATCCGAAATATGATGTAGAAATAATACAATGTAAGATTATTTTCTGCAATTCAACTTAGGGGACGGGGGATTGAGAAGTTAGACTCTGGATTAGTTAATGATTAAtgtcaaaaaataattaaattaaataaataatagatGAGACACATTAAGAAAATCGAATC
This region includes:
- the LOC131149807 gene encoding NAC domain-containing protein 90 isoform X1, giving the protein MNAAMQQLPIGYRFFPTEEELVSFYLHYKLQGTEPADVHRVIPHVNIYDFEPWHLPQLSGELCHGDTEQWFFFAPRQEREARGGRPNRTTPSGYWKATGSPSYVYSSDNRVIGVKKTMVFYRGKAPTGRKTKWKMNEYRAINHDSLPTSSNAPAPIPKQLRYEYSLCRVYVVSGTFRAFDRRPSDAGARGESMLLNQQVLQGSTSASVSALAAAAPEKTNSPESSCSGANFNHAPLPGAIAASSNWEMGNAAEQIWEYWESMELDWL
- the LOC131149807 gene encoding NAC domain-containing protein 90 isoform X2; the protein is MNAAMQQLPIGYRFFPTEEELVSFYLHYKLQGTEPADVHRVIPHVNIYDFEPWHLPQLSGELCHGDTEQWFFFAPRQEREARGGRPNRTTPSGYWKATGSPSYVYSSDNRVIGVKKTMVFYRGKAPTGRKTKWKMNEYRAINHDSLPTSSNAPAPIPKLRYEYSLCRVYVVSGTFRAFDRRPSDAGARGESMLLNQQVLQGSTSASVSALAAAAPEKTNSPESSCSGANFNHAPLPGAIAASSNWEMGNAAEQIWEYWESMELDWL